Proteins found in one Pseudoxanthomonas sp. SL93 genomic segment:
- a CDS encoding GGDEF and EAL domain-containing protein has translation MPHPLVAALLATASPLSSRPALMLLAGVVLLVVIVIATRHGWRAWLDAQRPPVEPPRSEVLRSRDERLKLALWASGEQFWDYDLVQRKLHRMRADENAVQTADITVLTRLGEVPTIHGEDLPLVMERLRLHLQGKTPLFMSEHRMDVQGNGTWVWVRARGRVVERDGEGRPVRIAGTARDITASRHAEYEHRIAGEVMRSMNEAVAVLDWGHQFVTINPAFTRITGYAEEEVIGHAMTMLDSDQHEEAFFERMNRELRQTGRWSGEVWKVRKDGEEILCRIETNVVPDASGERPLYVQVLTDITEQKRAEQELRYLANYDTLTSLPNRSLLSERLSRAIVRARREHGHVAVLFIDLDRFKDINDSLGHATGDRILRAAAARVQQTVGTQHTVARLSGDEFTVVLEDIGGMADAEEVAQRIIHAFRAPLNFGERLELAVSPSIGISLYPEHAQVPTELLKHADTAMYQAKAIGRHTYQVYSESMDEKNRHRAILASALRRAIDRNELSLVFQPRLSISRQRVTGVEALLRWDSKEFGMVSPAQFIPLAEESGMILELGAWALREACLTLREWHEDGLEELCVAVNVSATQLQRGDLQTVVARTLEETRIPANRLELELTESVIMANPEQNADTLRACRRLGISLAIDDFGTGYSSLAYLKRLPLTTLKIDREFISDLTHDTDDEAITSTIITMGQSLALKVVAEGVETYDQYEFLRNHGCDEVQGHWVSQALSADQCLRFIREYYPGSGIRVAS, from the coding sequence ATGCCCCACCCGCTCGTCGCTGCACTCCTGGCAACGGCATCACCGCTGTCGTCCCGCCCGGCGCTCATGCTGCTGGCCGGTGTCGTGCTGCTGGTGGTGATCGTCATTGCCACGCGCCACGGCTGGCGCGCCTGGCTGGATGCGCAGCGTCCGCCGGTGGAGCCGCCGCGCAGCGAAGTACTGCGCAGCCGCGACGAACGGCTCAAGCTGGCGCTGTGGGCCTCGGGCGAGCAGTTCTGGGACTACGACCTGGTGCAGCGCAAGCTGCACCGGATGCGCGCGGACGAGAATGCCGTGCAGACCGCCGACATCACCGTGCTGACGCGGCTGGGCGAAGTGCCGACCATCCACGGGGAAGACCTTCCGCTGGTGATGGAACGGCTGCGCCTGCACCTGCAGGGCAAGACGCCACTGTTCATGTCCGAACACCGCATGGACGTGCAGGGCAATGGCACCTGGGTGTGGGTGCGCGCGCGCGGACGCGTGGTGGAACGCGATGGCGAAGGGCGGCCGGTGCGCATCGCCGGTACCGCGCGCGACATCACCGCCAGCCGCCATGCCGAGTACGAGCACCGTATCGCCGGCGAAGTGATGCGCAGCATGAACGAGGCCGTCGCGGTGCTGGACTGGGGCCACCAGTTCGTCACCATCAACCCCGCCTTCACCCGCATCACCGGCTACGCGGAAGAAGAGGTCATCGGCCATGCCATGACCATGCTGGACAGCGACCAGCACGAGGAAGCCTTCTTCGAGCGCATGAACCGCGAACTTCGGCAGACCGGCCGCTGGTCGGGCGAGGTGTGGAAGGTGCGCAAGGATGGCGAGGAGATCCTCTGCCGCATCGAGACCAACGTGGTCCCGGATGCCAGCGGTGAGCGGCCCCTGTACGTGCAGGTGCTCACCGACATCACCGAACAGAAGCGCGCCGAACAGGAACTGCGCTACCTGGCCAACTACGACACGCTGACCAGCCTGCCGAACCGGTCGCTGCTGTCGGAGCGCCTGTCGCGCGCCATCGTGCGGGCGCGCCGCGAGCACGGGCACGTGGCGGTGCTGTTCATCGACCTGGACCGCTTCAAGGACATCAATGATTCCCTCGGCCACGCCACCGGCGACCGCATCCTCCGTGCCGCGGCCGCGCGCGTGCAGCAGACCGTGGGCACGCAGCACACGGTGGCGCGCCTGAGCGGCGACGAGTTCACCGTGGTACTGGAAGACATCGGCGGCATGGCCGATGCCGAAGAAGTGGCCCAGCGCATCATCCACGCTTTCCGTGCGCCGCTGAACTTCGGCGAGCGGCTGGAGCTGGCGGTGTCGCCTTCGATCGGCATCAGCCTGTATCCGGAACATGCGCAGGTGCCCACCGAACTGCTGAAGCACGCCGACACGGCCATGTACCAGGCCAAGGCGATCGGCCGGCACACCTACCAGGTGTATTCGGAGTCGATGGACGAGAAGAACCGCCACCGCGCCATCCTGGCCAGCGCGCTGCGGCGCGCCATCGATCGCAACGAGCTGTCGCTGGTGTTCCAGCCGCGCCTGTCGATCTCGCGCCAGCGGGTGACGGGCGTCGAAGCCCTGCTGCGCTGGGACAGCAAGGAATTCGGCATGGTGTCGCCTGCGCAGTTCATCCCGTTGGCCGAGGAGTCCGGGATGATCCTGGAACTGGGCGCGTGGGCACTGCGCGAAGCCTGCCTGACCCTTCGCGAATGGCACGAGGACGGACTGGAGGAACTTTGCGTGGCGGTCAACGTGTCCGCCACCCAGTTGCAACGCGGCGACCTGCAGACGGTGGTCGCGCGGACGCTGGAGGAGACCCGCATCCCCGCCAACCGGCTGGAGCTGGAGCTCACCGAGAGCGTGATCATGGCCAACCCGGAACAGAACGCCGACACCCTGCGCGCCTGCCGCCGCCTGGGCATCTCGCTGGCCATCGACGACTTCGGCACCGGCTACTCGTCGCTGGCGTACCTGAAGCGCCTGCCGTTGACCACGCTGAAGATCGATCGCGAATTCATCAGCGACCTGACCCACGACACCGACGACGAGGCCATCACCAGCACCATCATCACCATGGGCCAGTCGCTGGCGCTGAAGGTGGTGGCGGAGGGCGTGGAGACGTACGACCAGTACGAGTTCCTGCGCAACCACGGCTGCGACGAGGTGCAGGGCCACTGGGTCTCGCAGGCGCTCAGCGCCGACCAGTGCCTGCGGTTCATCCGAGAGTATTACCCTGGCTCGGGCATCCGCGTGGCTTCCTGA
- a CDS encoding TIGR02449 family protein encodes MDNAELLDQLRSLSARIQDLADRCQRLADENRSLRHQQEQLVGERSQLLAKNEQARSRVEAMITRLKSLEQHT; translated from the coding sequence ATGGACAACGCCGAACTCCTCGACCAGCTCCGCAGCCTCAGCGCGCGCATCCAGGACCTGGCGGACCGCTGCCAGCGCCTGGCCGACGAGAACCGCAGCCTGCGCCACCAGCAGGAACAGCTGGTGGGCGAGCGCTCGCAGCTGCTGGCCAAGAACGAGCAGGCGCGTTCGCGGGTGGAAGCCATGATCACCCGCCTGAAATCCCTGGAGCAGCACACGTGA
- a CDS encoding cell division protein ZapA, translated as MSNTEPVNVHLLDREYTVGVAPDERTSLIAAAKLLDSRMREVRGSNRMAAVDRVAVLAALNLAHELQQLRDEQHARDREVARTLQDLHRKLDSVLGTP; from the coding sequence GTGAGCAACACCGAACCGGTCAACGTCCACCTGCTGGACCGCGAATACACCGTCGGTGTCGCCCCCGACGAGCGCACCAGCCTGATCGCGGCGGCGAAACTGCTGGACAGCCGCATGCGCGAAGTGCGTGGCAGCAACCGCATGGCCGCGGTCGACCGCGTGGCCGTGCTGGCGGCGCTCAATCTGGCACACGAATTGCAGCAGCTTCGCGACGAGCAGCACGCGCGCGATCGCGAAGTCGCGCGCACGCTGCAGGATCTGCACCGCAAGCTCGACAGTGTGCTCGGCACGCCGTAA
- a CDS encoding 5-formyltetrahydrofolate cyclo-ligase encodes MTVQRDALRRELRVRRRAIPAAERIAAADALAAQVFALPFFPTSGYVAGYWAMDGEIGLHSWQLRLPQGLVYCLPVLADDNTLRFAPWRAGDGLVTNRYGIPEPDVDPRSGLAADALSLIVVPLVGFDAQGHRLGMGGGWYDRTLAFRQHRSAPPHLVGVGFEAQRVDDVGAQAWDVPLDAVCTEHATRIPLPSLLETRE; translated from the coding sequence ATGACGGTCCAGCGCGACGCCCTGCGCCGTGAACTCCGCGTGCGCCGCCGTGCCATTCCTGCCGCCGAACGCATCGCGGCGGCCGATGCGCTGGCTGCGCAGGTGTTCGCGCTGCCGTTCTTCCCCACGTCCGGCTATGTGGCCGGTTACTGGGCGATGGATGGCGAGATCGGCCTGCACAGCTGGCAGCTGCGGTTGCCGCAGGGGCTCGTCTATTGCCTGCCGGTGCTGGCCGACGACAACACGCTGCGCTTCGCGCCCTGGCGCGCCGGCGATGGCCTGGTGACCAACCGCTACGGCATTCCCGAGCCCGACGTGGATCCGCGCAGTGGTCTTGCCGCGGATGCGCTGTCGCTGATCGTCGTGCCGCTGGTGGGGTTCGACGCGCAGGGTCACCGGCTGGGCATGGGCGGCGGCTGGTACGACCGCACGCTGGCCTTCCGCCAGCACCGGTCGGCGCCGCCCCATCTGGTGGGCGTGGGCTTCGAAGCGCAGCGCGTGGACGATGTCGGCGCGCAGGCCTGGGACGTGCCGCTGGATGCCGTCTGCACCGAGCACGCCACCCGCATCCCCTTGCCCTCCCTGCTGGAAACCCGCGAATGA
- a CDS encoding EVE domain-containing protein, which yields MTARKRYWLMKSEPDAFSIDDLKKVNVEPWNGVRNYQARNFMRSMQVGDGVLFYHSNCTVPGIVGTATVASAAYPDDTQFNPKSDYYDPKSTREEPRWSLVDVKFDRKLTRTIALDEIKQHADALGEGFALTQRGNRLSVLPVTAAQWKLLLSLE from the coding sequence ATGACCGCCCGCAAGCGCTACTGGCTGATGAAGTCCGAACCGGACGCGTTCTCCATCGACGACCTGAAGAAGGTCAACGTGGAACCCTGGAACGGCGTGCGCAACTACCAGGCACGCAACTTCATGCGCAGCATGCAGGTCGGCGACGGCGTGCTGTTCTATCACTCCAACTGCACGGTGCCCGGCATCGTCGGCACGGCGACCGTGGCCAGTGCCGCGTACCCGGACGACACCCAGTTCAATCCCAAGTCGGATTACTACGACCCCAAGAGCACCCGCGAGGAACCGCGCTGGTCGCTGGTGGACGTGAAGTTCGACCGCAAGCTCACGCGCACGATCGCGCTGGACGAGATCAAGCAGCATGCCGACGCCCTGGGCGAAGGCTTTGCGCTGACCCAGCGCGGCAACCGCCTCTCGGTGCTGCCGGTGACGGCGGCGCAGTGGAAACTCCTTCTCTCCCTGGAATAA